A segment of the Necator americanus strain Aroian chromosome IV, whole genome shotgun sequence genome:
TAACAAACCGTTTTAAGCACACCGGTACCGGTTACATGATCAGCATGGACATGTGTGTTGAGGCCATAGACAAGATCAAGGTCGAGATCTCGGATAATCTGAATCGGAATAGTCTTTCAGGCTGTcattattccaaaaaaaaatgctccaaAAAACCTATTAGGAAGTTTCAGTGGAAAAAGAGAATATCTCAGTTGAAAAAGTTATTaaaaagtaatagtaattCTACTCTGATCTAGAAATggttttctccaaaaaaaaaaaacatggaactattttcaaagatttatATTCCGGACTACCTCAGCATCTCTATGAACTGTCTCCAGAACCGGGTCAATGATTACAGCTTTCCTAGTAGCGGAACATCCAAGGATATAGGTGTAAGTAGATGAGGCGAACTCAATCAGCTATAATTTGATTTCTAAGATAATTCAGAAtgaaagtagaataaaaatggattTATTCCATTGGCACAATTATACTTCTATTGACTTGGTAAAATTTACACAAACCTGCCTAAAAATTAAGGGGTGCTTCATAGTTCCCAGATCCTGAGTTTTCAAGTTCGTCTTTTTTCCTCGATGAAACTGAAATAGAAGTCTACCAAAGGtgggaaaatagaaaagaagtgCACGCTACATTCCTCTCTAAGATTGAACTATTGAAGAATAAAGAGAGGAATTTGCAAGGAATAGATTCAGCAGagcgtgaaaaaaaagattgtcaTGATATTTGGACGTGAATAAAAGTTACTGTAACAACacgaaacattttgaaaaaatgcatGATGGGGAATCCAGGAAGTACTAGCGACGAAAGTACTGGAAACTCATATTTGTTGATCGCGTCAGGTGTTCGCTGAATCTGTGCGCTggcaaagagaaagaaatggcTGCAATCGATGGGCGAACAGTCAAAAACCATAGTTGTTTGCGGTAGCGTTCAACCTGTCTTCGATTCCAACAACGTCATGATTTCCCGGCGATTTTTACTTTCTCGAAAAATGATTTGAGTGGATCTCAGAGCTTCGAGTTATCTCTTGCTAGAAAAGAAAGCATGACTTGTCCTTCTGCCCGTACTGATGCGAAGGTTTGATCTGAGGAATATCAATGTACTTTTTGCGCTCGTTGCTTACTTTTTCTGTTGTTATCGCTCTCGTATTTTTACTATTCATCAACTTTTTAAGTATAGCCAAATAAAATTTGTGGTCAGGAATCCTGGATagtgagaaaataagaaagaatgtCATTCTAAGTAGTTCTATTCCAGTGCCAACCCAAGGACTCCGCTTTATGTTTGTGTTCCACTCTTTCGTCTCACCTCATCCAAATTGGCATGTCTGTAGCAATATGCACGTACAACTTTACTCGTGCGCAACTTCTTTTTGTATCGCTTCGGCGAggtcgcttttttcttctcgcagAAGTTGTAAACTGTAATTGAATTAGTTGAATTAACCCTTTACCCAGTATATGTCGTCAGGTCATTGCGCAATACcctaaaaaaacattcgagGAAGAACAGAAGTAAATTgccaagcagaaaaaaagagagatctCTTCTATTTTATGAAGGaggtctctttttttatttttattttttcagatctTTTACTCTTAGATCTTTTACTAAAGAACAAATTACGTTTTTCAGTCAGAATTCAATTGAGGTGACTAAAGTAAGAACGGCTGCATTCAGTATAaacacatatttattattatatcatatttaaACACATTATAAATTCCGTAACGTATCACAAATGAAAGGTGAAAAGTTATGAATAAATGATGTTGCTCTTCTCATATGAGTACTAAAGAATACGTACACACGTGACACACATACGGTATAtcgcttgaaggcatcaccccacgaatctgaggtggtacggatttccgataaagtattcgtatacgggatcgtagattattgagagaagggagactccgtccattccttcccaattgccgtaaaaaacggcccggaagatgcgcgcgtgaacaaggctggcgcgctccaatcgaactccttgtggacaATAGTgagccgaaacgctcgaagccgtaacttccggaccgttttctacggcaattagaaagaaatagacgagatcacccttctctcaataatctactatcccgagtacaaatactccacctgaaattcgtaccactccagattcgtggggtgatgcctttaaggctgaGCGAATCTGAGTAGTCCCCCTACTTGTTTTCAGTAATAGTCCTAAGAATTAATGGTGTTTGGCGCATATTTTATCGAGAAGAATATTGCTTATGTTTCACCTGCCGTCCCGGAGAAGAAAACTCCCTCgttgttaaagaaaaaaacagtttgcTCTAATGAGAACCCTCCGTGAACACGGGCGTTTAGTGTGGTGTTTTTACAGAAATGAAGGGGAAGCACTTTGGCACCTGCGACACCTTTTGTTTTACACAGAATTTATTCCGTAATATTCCGACTCAttcaagaaaggaaaaatgataAAGGAGAGTGTTGAAAACTTCAGACACCCTGCATActtgcataaaattcacattttcttgTGACTCCACTCCCACCCATTGCATTTTTGAACACaaatgtcgaaaaaaatcctgaatttGTCTTAGTAAAAGTAAGTGTGCACTCTAATTTCTGAATCTCATTTTTCAGAAGTGGTTATTTTAGTAACGATAACAGTGAGATTGGAAAGTTCATACCTAGAAATTTGccaattaatttttaacaCAAGTTCTATTCACATTTTGCTGTCATAGCAACGtttaaacttttcaaaaaccgATATGTGCAAATACCCGTTTATAGGGTCATTTGAGAACAAAAGACTTAAAATTAAATGGTTTTAAACAACTCCAGACAATTCCCTATGGATACCACAGAGAACGTGCAAGACcacaaatattaaaaatgaagGTCTCTACTGATACTGCTGATAATCTAAACAGTGAGAGAACAatgagaaaattcgaaaacaaaaacagctaATTGTGGCCACCAGAACATCAGAACAATGTACAATAGTGCAGCAGCCGCAGCACGAACAATTTAAGAAACTCCCAATACTGGAACTTCTCGGATAAAATGATGACAGAATCTGGGTTACATGACTATTTGCACGAAACCTGAGAAGATCGAAGACTGATGACGAAGACTAATGTTTTTGTAAACTGCGTTGCATCACATGCAATTGTTCGAGGACACAcatccagaaagaaagaaagaaaagaagaaagaatcgtATTGAGAGAAACAAAAGCAAGATTTTCCAGAGAGAATCGTTCggagagaaataaaaacaagaatttcCAGAAGGAATGGTTCCGAGAAAAAGGCGGACTGCCTATGTACCTCTCATGTTGAGATCTTGACGAAAAACGATCTCGTCGAAGAAATAATCCTTGATTCATCCTTCACCGATGATGGTTCCTCATCATATAAGCATTAATCACTTCAGTGAAAGCATACAAGAACGACTCCACAGAGGCATGAATAAAATAACGTACAAAGTGTTGGAATGGAATTCCTGGCTGTGTACGTGCGTTCGTACTTTCGTGAATACATAGAAATAGCTCAGATATCCCAACAGTCTGCATGGATGTACGGATAATTTGCACAGTTTTTTTGCACgaattcaaataaatgttCTGGTGAGGTCGAAAAACCACAGATTCTAGTTCTAACGCATCGATACGCATCAATGCAATACACTACCACAACAACCGTTGTTTCTACTTTAAAGTTACGATTCTCTTGCGAATATCATCGCCTAAGCTAACGTTTTGGGTTCGTATCAGATCAAAGAAACGCTAGACGTCCGTCTCCGAATGGATTGCTCCAGTTGCATTCTTGAGCCGTGATTATCACTAAAGCCTTGTTCCGTCTGGTATAATTCAAAACGATTCTGACTGCGAGTTATGCAAAGACCCCTCCCGTCCAATATGATTACCGCTCAACGTCTCAAAAGCTCTCTGCTCTCATTTTAATTCTTGACGTAACAGCATTAATAATATCCGGtaatattactatattattgttataattgtttagtgttattattattatcgagCATAAACAGATACATTTATATGCAATTATACAAATTGTACATTGAAATTGGTATTACACCCTTTTGTGTCTTGCAGCATTTATCTTTATGATAGGACGTGAGTTAGTTGACTAGGtacgctattttttttctcttgcattaaaggcatcacccttcgaatctggggtggtgcagatttcaggtggaaagtttctatacgggatcgtaggttatggagaaaaggatgattccgttcatttcttcctaattaccgtaaaaaaacggtccggaagatgcggcgcatgcacaaggctggcgcgctccaatcgaactcgttgtagataatagcgcgccgaaacgctcgaagtcgtatcttacgggccgtttttcacggcaattaggaacaaatgaacggaatcacctttctctccataatctacgactccgtgtaggcataacccacctgaaactcgcaccaccccagattcgtggggtgatgcctttaaatagcaCATCCTACCATGTGTGGAATGGACataacaaattaaattaattcaaaaaaggaaattagttGGTTAGTGGAACCGTCGTACCGACCGTTTTGGATGGGTTGACCATAAAATCCTTCTCGAAACTTCAATAACTTCCGAATAGAAACCTTCTTGCGAAGTTGAATGTAGTCGTGGTGATAAGTGACTAGCAGCGAAACTATAGGCGGCattcaatgaaagaaaagaattagagATAATTGTTTTATTGCATGGGAACATCACGTGTAGTGCCGAGGAATGGAACCCCGAAAATtctagaacag
Coding sequences within it:
- a CDS encoding hypothetical protein (NECATOR_CHRIV.G14324.T3); amino-acid sequence: MPPIVSLLVTYHHDYIQLRKKVSIRKLLKFREGFYGQPIQNVYNFCEKKKATSPKRYKKKLRTSKVVRAYCYRHANLDEFHRGKKTNLKTQDLGTMKHPLIFRQLIEFASSTYTYILGCSATRKAVIIDPVLETVHRDAEIIRDLDLDLVYGLNTHVHADHVTGTGVLKTAFPTMKSVLAANSGGKADHYVKEGDKIKFGHEHLDVLATPGHTDGCLSYVSQAHRMVFTGDALLIRACGRTDFQQGNARTLYRSIWDKLFTLPDDFTVYVGHNYDGILQTSIAEEKKYNPRLTKSEEEFVNIMSNLNLPYPKQIDRALPANMKDGQI